Proteins from a genomic interval of Callospermophilus lateralis isolate mCalLat2 chromosome 1, mCalLat2.hap1, whole genome shotgun sequence:
- the Ptn gene encoding pleiotrophin isoform X2 has product MQSQQYQQQRRKFAAVFLAFIFILAAVDTAEAGKKEKPEKKVKKSDCGEWQWSVCVPTSGDCGLGTREGTRTGAECKQTMKTQRCKIPCNWKKQFGAECKYQFQAWGECDLNTALKTRTGSLKRALHNADCQKTVTISKPCGKLTKPKPQESKKKKKEGKKQEKMLD; this is encoded by the exons ATGCAGTCCCAACAGTACCAGCAGCAGCGTCGAAAATTTGCAGCTGTCTTCttggcattcattttcattttggccGCTGTGGACACTGCTGAGGCAGGGAAGAAGGAGAAACCAG aaaaaaaagtgaagaagtCTGACTGTGGAGAATGGCAGTGGAGCGTTTGTGTGCCCACCAGCGGGGATTGCGGGCTGGGCACCCGGGAGGGCACCCGCACTGGAGCCGAGTGCAAGCAGACCATGAAGACCCAGAGATGTAAGATCCCCTGCAACTGGAAAAAGCAATTTGGAG CTGAGTGCAAGTACCAGTTCCAGGCCTGGGGAGAATGTGACCTGAATACGGCCTTGAAGACTAGAACTGGCAGTCTGAAGCGCGCCCTGCACAATGCCGACTGCCAGAAGACAGTCACCATCTCCAAGCCCTGTGGCAAGCTGACCAAGCCCAAACCTCAAG